The following are encoded in a window of Phragmites australis chromosome 22, lpPhrAust1.1, whole genome shotgun sequence genomic DNA:
- the LOC133905023 gene encoding aspartic proteinase Asp1-like, whose protein sequence is MAARWGPPAGLVLLLLALALAPAVQADKPARGGPTGEEPEASSAVFQLYGDVYPHGLYYVAMSIGNPARPYFLDVDTGSDLTWLQCDAPCVSCSKVPHPLYRPTKNKLVPCVDQLCASLHGGLTEKHKCDSAHQQCDYEIRYADQGSSIGVLVNDNFTLRLTNTSVVCPSLAFGCGYDQQVGSSSEVAPTDGVLGLGSGSISLLSQLKQHGITKNVVGHCLSLRGGGFLFFGDDLVPYSHVMWVPMARSASRNYYSPGSASLYFGGRSLGVRPIEVVLDSGSSFTYFATQPYQALVTALKGNLSKTLQEVSDPSLPLCWKGKKPFKSVLDVKKEFKSLVLSFSSGKKALMEIPPENYLIVTKYGNACLGILNGSEVGLKDLNILGDITMQDQMVIYDNEKGQIGWIRAPCDRIPNDNTIHGFEEGYCWPQFPGIVGLQNEDCPAYYRSNKERLAREGH, encoded by the exons ATGGCTGCGAGGTGGGGCCCGCCAGCCGGCCTCGTGCTCCTGCTGCTCGCGCTGGCCCTGGCTCCGGCGGTGCAAGCGGACAAGCCGGCGAGGGGCGGGCCGACGGGCGAGGAGCCGGAGGCGTCATCCGCCGTGTTCCAACTCTACGGCGACGTCTACCCGCACGG CTTGTACTACGTGGCCATGAGCATCGGCAACCCGGCGAGGCCTTACTTCCTGGACGTCGACACCGGCAGCGACCTCACCTGGCTTCAGTGCGACGCACCCTGCGTCAGCTGCTCCAAG GTGCCACACCCGCTCTATCGACCTACAAAGAACAAGCTGGTGCCATGTGTGGATCAGTTGTGTGCATCCCTCCACGGTGGACTGACCGAGAAGCACAAATGCGACTCAGCGCATCAGCAATGTGACTATGAGATTAGGTATGCTGATCAGGGGTCATCCATTGGTGTGCTGGTCAACGACAACTTCACGCTGCGCCTCACAAACACCTCTGTTGTTTGCCCCAGTCTTGCATTCGG GTGTGGGTATGATCAACAGGTCGGCAGCAGCAGTGAGGTGGCGCCCACTGACGGAGTGCTTGGGCTTGGGAGTGGATCAATCAGCCTGCTTTCACAGCTCAAGCAGCATGGGATCACCAAGAACGTGGTTGGCCACTGCCTCAGTTTAAGAGGAGGGGGTTTCCTCTTCTTTGGGGATGATCTTGTACCTTATTCACATGTAATGTGGGTTCCTATGGCTCGCAGTGCATCCCG GAATTACTATTCCCCTGGCTCAGCAAGTCTGTACTTTGGTGGCCGGTCACTAGGTGTTAGGCCAATTGAAGTAGTCCTTGACAGCGGCAGCTCATTCACCTACTTTGCTACACAGCCATATCAAGCGCTTGTCACCGCA CTTAAGGGTAACCTAAGCAAGACACTGCAAGAGGTATCTGACCCCTCCCTGCCTCTGTGCTGGAAAGGGAAGAAACCATTCAAATCCGTGCTTGATGTCAAAAAGGAGTTCAAATCATTGGTTTTGAGCTTTTCTAGTGGCAAGAAGGCACTCATGGAGATCCCTCCTGAAAACTACCTCATTGTCACT AAATATGGCAATGCATGTTTGGGCATCCTCAACGGATCAGAGGTTGGCCTCAAGGATCTGAACATTCTTGGAG ACATTACAATGCAGGATCAGATGGTGATATATGACAATGAGAAAGGGCAGATTGGATGGATTCGTGCACCCTGTGATAGAATCCCCAA TGACAATACCATTCATGGATTTGAGGAAGGTTATTGTTGGCCTCAATTCCCCGGGATCGTTGGTCTTCAGAATGAAGATTGCCCAGCCTATTACCGTTCAAATAAAGAGAGATTAGCAAGGGAAGGCCACTAG